A segment of the Terribacillus aidingensis genome:
GAAACGCATGATGGTGTTGTGCCGAAATCTATTCTCCGTGCACTGATGCAGGAAGCGACGAATTCAGAAACAAAAACCGGTGGCAGTACGCTGACACAGCAGCTTGTCAAAAATCAGATACTGACCAACGAAGTATCCTTTGAACGGAAAGCGAAGGAAATCATTCTGGCGATGCGCTTGGAAAAAGTGATGAATAAGGATGAGATTCTGGAAGCTTACATGAATATCGTTCCGTTCGGGAGAAATCTTTCCGGGCATAATATTGCCGGCGTACAGACAGCCGCTCAAGGTATCTTCGGTGTGGATGCAAAAGATCTCTCCCTGCCTCAAGCTGCTTTCTTAGCAGGATTGCCACAAAGTCCGACGGCTTATTCACCGTTTACGAATAGCGGAGAGATAAAGGAAGAAACTGCCCTTCAGCCGGGTTTGAACAGGATGAAGCAAGTGCTTAACCGGATGCTGGATGAAGGCTATATCAACCAGAACGAATATGACGAAGCAATTGGTTATGATATAACTAAAGATTTTGCAGAAGCGAAACCTGCATCCGATGACGACTATGGCTATTTGACTACCGAGGTCGAGCAGCGTGCCGCAGATATTATTGCGATTCAGCTCGCTGAACAGGATGGTCATTCCGAGAAAGACTTGAACAAAGATAATGACCTGAAAAACGAATATCTTGAAAAAGCAGAACGAGATATTCGCCAAAAAGGTTACCAAATCCATACGACAATTAATAAAGATATGTATGTGGCGCAGCAGAAAATAGCGAAAGACTATGCGTATTATCAGCCTGATCACTGGGTGGAACGGACGAATAGTGACGGGAAAACAGAAACTGTTTCAGAGCCTATTGAAGCTGGATCCATCATGATTGAAAATAAGACTGGTAAAATACTAAGTTTTGTCGGCGGACGTGATTATGAGAAAAACCAAGTCAATCATGCAACTGATACGAAGCGCTCAAACGGCAGTACGATGAAACCGCTGCTTGTATATGCTCCAGCAATGGAAGAAGGTACTTTGCAGCCGGGGAGTGTAATGGGTGACTTAAGTAAGAAATTCACTGTACCAGGCCAGACAAAAACATGGAACCCTGGAAACTACGGTGGTGTATATCATGGACTTGTGACTGCACGAAAAGCTTTGGAGGAATCTTATAATGTACCTGCAGCTAAAGCCTATAAGTCGATAGTCAACCTAGATCCTGCTAGCAAGTACTTAGAGAAAATGGGGATCACAACTTTGACCGAAGGAGATCACTCACAACTTGCTGCTTCCTTAGGCGGCTTGGACTATGGTACAACAGTAGAGGAAAACGTAAACGCCTATGCAACATTTGGTAACAACGGAGAATTCACAGATGCTTATATGATTGAATCTATCACGACAAAGGACGGCAAGGAAGTATACAAGCATGAGTCCAAGTCGAATAAAGTATTCAGCCCGCAGACAAATTATTTAATGCTAGATATGATGCGCGGCGTTCTTGATAACGGAACAGCAACCTATGCTAAATCACAGCTCTCCAATAAGAATGTCGATTGGGCAGGTAAAACTGGTACATCCCAGGATTATCATGATTCCTGGTTCGTTGCTACCAATCCGAATGTTACTGTCGGTGTATGGATGGGTTATGATAAACAAGATTCCATTCAAACATCAGGAATGGGATATAGCCAGCGAAATCAGCTGCTTTGGACACAGTTAGTAAACAGTGCAACCAAAATCGATTCCGAACTAATGGCTCCAAGCCAATCATTCAAGCAGCCAGATGGATTGA
Coding sequences within it:
- a CDS encoding transglycosylase domain-containing protein, which encodes MQIKVIWTRISKRIAEAWKAGRIQRNSRITYDVIWNLFLFFLLIAGVGIFFAAGAGAGYFASLVKNEPVRSYDSMKEDIYNYEETSSIFFADNVFLGDIKTDLYREDVKLDDISPYVIHGIIATEDDNFETHDGVVPKSILRALMQEATNSETKTGGSTLTQQLVKNQILTNEVSFERKAKEIILAMRLEKVMNKDEILEAYMNIVPFGRNLSGHNIAGVQTAAQGIFGVDAKDLSLPQAAFLAGLPQSPTAYSPFTNSGEIKEETALQPGLNRMKQVLNRMLDEGYINQNEYDEAIGYDITKDFAEAKPASDDDYGYLTTEVEQRAADIIAIQLAEQDGHSEKDLNKDNDLKNEYLEKAERDIRQKGYQIHTTINKDMYVAQQKIAKDYAYYQPDHWVERTNSDGKTETVSEPIEAGSIMIENKTGKILSFVGGRDYEKNQVNHATDTKRSNGSTMKPLLVYAPAMEEGTLQPGSVMGDLSKKFTVPGQTKTWNPGNYGGVYHGLVTARKALEESYNVPAAKAYKSIVNLDPASKYLEKMGITTLTEGDHSQLAASLGGLDYGTTVEENVNAYATFGNNGEFTDAYMIESITTKDGKEVYKHESKSNKVFSPQTNYLMLDMMRGVLDNGTATYAKSQLSNKNVDWAGKTGTSQDYHDSWFVATNPNVTVGVWMGYDKQDSIQTSGMGYSQRNQLLWTQLVNSATKIDSELMAPSQSFKQPDGLTKASYCAIGGGKPTDLCKQAGMVKTDLFDKDHVPAKADDSLIKQNGKIVLNPDFVKENELQGVSIEQLFPNNEKVQKLIGTAASGSTAKKSDDTNDTVKTSSGAPLPPTNVSKAENKLTWTQSKTDDVKGYRILQKQGNDFKQIGFSDQSSFNLPDTDSTYQIKAVGKDDKESETITL